From the genome of Plutella xylostella chromosome 31, ilPluXylo3.1, whole genome shotgun sequence:
TTGATTCACCTACAATATTACCCTGAATCCATGGTTTATGACCCCCTCGATAGTCCCTGACCATGACCTTCTCACCTATCATGAATGATACATCTCTATGACCTGATGTGTATTTTCGCTGCTTCTCTAACATTTCATAGGCCTTATCTGATACTGGTGGGGGCCGTAATAGAGAAAAACGATTCCGCATCTCCCTTCCTAGCATAAGTTTTGCTGGTGTGACTCCGGTGGTACTGTGAGGAAGATTTCTATAATCAAAGAGGAATAAGTTTATAGCAGAGGCAATGGGAATTCCACTTTcctttatttttgttacatgTGATTTAAAAGTCTCAACAAATCTTTCAGCCGCACCATTGGTGGCGGGATGATATGGGGGGGTAAAAGTAtgttttatattcaaagtttgGCAAAACTTATTGAATTCTGCACTAGTGAAGGTAGGACCATTGTCGGTCACCAGGTGAACTGGAAATCCATACCGACAGAATAAAGCTTTTAGTATTTCAACTGTACGAGCAGCACCTATATTTGACATTTCAAATGCCTCAGGCCATTTTGAGTAACTATCTACAATtactaagtacattttattgtGAAATGGACCTAGGAAATCAGCATGTAACCTATACCATGGGGAGGGTGGTACCGGCCATGGTTTCAAAGGTGTCTTTGGTGGGTTTTTATGGttatttaaacatattatACAATTTTTTGTTATCATATCTATTTCGGAGTCTAAATTAGGCCACCAAAAATATGAACGTGCCATTTGCTTCATCCGTACTATTCCAAAGTGACTTTGATGTAGTTCCTCAGTGACAGATTCTCTTAATACTGTGGGTATTATAATCCTATGCCCCCAAAATAAACAACCTCTATCCATACTTATTTCATCTTTTCGGTTGTAAAAAACAAATAGTTCAGTatcaattaattttttttcaggcCAACCATCCATTGTATATCTTACTATTTTTGATAGAATCACATCTTTTTGTGTCTCGTGCTGGATAACTTTCCAGtcaacattttttaaattggaaCTGTTTGTATAAACACACATACTATTATCtgtttcttgaaaatatatacaattaaAGTCTAAATTGTTAGATCCAGTCTCTACCCATGAACGTGATAAGAAATCGGCAGGATTTACATTAGTTTTGATGTGTCGTATCTTATAGTTAAAAGCTGAGAGGAAAATTGCATAGTGCTGCAATCTTTTCGCTGCCATTTTAGGAATGCCTTTGTTTGGACCAAAGATCCTGACTAAGGCTGAGTTATCTGTCTCTAACTCAAACATACGACCATAAGTGTAGTTATAGAACTTAGTAACACCAAATATGATGGCCATCGCTTCTTTGTCAATAGCAGAGTACCTCTGTTCCACTGAATTCAATTTTTTACTAGCATAAGCGATGGGTCTTACTGTACCATCAACATCTCTGTTTGACAAAACAGCAGCCAGCCCTGTGCTTGATGCATCACATGTTAGAATTAAGGGCAAGTTCAGATCAAAATGTCTGAGGCTATCTACTGATGACAACTTAATTTTTATGTCGTTAAAAGCCTTATCACAATCTTTGGTCcactgaaatttatttttcttggTACACTCATACAAAGGTGCAAGAGTAGATGCCATATCCTTCAAAAAACGATTATAGTAATTAATTTTTCCGAGAAATGACCTAAGCATTGTAATATTTGTTGGTGCTTTGGCTTGTAATAATGGTTCaatatttgattttataatgCTTATGTCATTCCTGGTGATTCTGAACCCAAAAACATCAATATATGTTTGGAAAAACTTACATTTTtctagttttaatttaaactgaCATTCCTGTAATCTGCAGAGTACTGTATACAATGTATTTAGGGTTTCATTAAGGTCCTTTCCAGCAATATAAATGTTATCAATGAAGACAATAGTTTTAGGTATGTTAGCAAGCTTACTACTCATGAGACGCTGGAATGATCCTGGACCAGTGCTTACACCATagggtaagtacttatatttaaatgttCCTTCCTCTGTGACAATAGTTGTTAATTCCTGTGAATCTACATCTAATTTTGCCTGTAAATATGCCTCCTTCAAGTCAAGTTCGCAGAAGTATTTTCCGTCTTTCAATGTATTAAAGATGTCATTAATATGGGGCAATGGATATTGGTCAACTTCCAAGTGTGGGTTCAAAGTAACTTTATAGTCACCACATAAGCGGACTGATCCATCTGGTTTCAATATAGGAACAACCGGTGTACCCCACTGACTGTATTCCACAGGAGTGATTCTATCATTTTCAAGTAATCTagaaatttcattttttaccTTATCCTTCATCGCATACGGCACCCGACGCGCTGGAAGGCATTTGGGCTTGGCAtctgattttaattttaatttaattgccTCCCCTTTGAAATCACCCCAACCGGAACTGAATACTTCTGCAAACTTTTCCTTAATTACATGTTCAGCCTCTGAAACAGATTTTACATTtaggttataatttatttcccCACCAATAATATGAGTGTCCATAAATTTTGGAGGCCACAGATCAAAAGCATCCAACCAATCACGGCCAATTATCCTTGGTACATCATCATGAgctataaaaacatttaatttcatagaTTTATTCTCATAATTTACTGTTAAATCTTTCATTATGCCAACTGGTTGTGAAATTGTTTGGTCAAAGTTCCTAAATCTAACATTACAATCAAGTATGTTGAATTTACTAAAGAAAAGATTCTTATCTTTTAATGGAATCACTGATACATCTGAACCGGTGTCTAGTTGAAAATCAAGATCTTTGCCTTCTACATGGAGCCTAATATAGTGTGGCGGTATCTTTCTTACATTGACAGAATATACCTCTATATGTTCATCAAATAGACCTCCAATTGAATCTTCGACACCATCCTGGATTTGTGATTGGTCGCTTCCTTGGTCATCAGTTTCCATGGTATATATTTGATTAGTTCGCGAATTCTTGGGGCATACTTTATATAGGTGTCCCTGTTTCCCACACTCagaacaatatttatgtattaatcTGCATTCCGCTTTCATGTGATTATTATTCCCGCAGCAGTAACATGTTATTTGTGGTTTATTTACTCCTTTGTTACCTTGGGACTTGGAATTATTGAATTTGTTTCTTTTAGAAAGATTTTTAGAAGGAGTTCTTTGCTCCTGTTGGTACTGAAACATATCCGAGACCTCCGTCCCATTTTTGCTTTTGGTTTGTGCTAATGCCGCTTCAACAGTCTTAGCCAACACTACTGTTTCATCCAAAGTAGCATCTGGACTGCCTTTtaataattcaaatttaatCAGTTTTGAGTAGACACCATCAATGAGCTTCTCTTTTATTTGGTCATCCAAGTCCTTAAATTTACACGTCCCAGCTAGTTTTCTTAAAGCTAGTACATATTCTTCAATAGTTTCTGTTTGAAACTGGTTTCTGCTTCGAAATGAGGCCCGATCCAAGGTTGACGATTGCAAGGGCGTGTATTTGGTTCTCAATTTATTACATAACTCGATGTAGGTTAATTTTAATGGTTTCTCTGGAGCACAAATACAACTTAGTGTTTCAAACACTTTTGGGCTGATTTTCGTTAGCAATAATGGCACTTTCTTAGAATCTGGTACTTCATTTAATGCTATAATACATTCCAGTTGCTGTTCGAATGATTCCCAATTCTCACCATCGAAAGAGTGTAAGTTGTAATTATTGGCCATTAT
Proteins encoded in this window:
- the LOC105397711 gene encoding uncharacterized protein K02A2.6-like isoform X1 produces the protein MKDKVKNEISRLLENDRITPVEYSQWGTPVVPILKPDGSVRLCGDYKVTLNPHLEVDQYPLPHINDIFNTLKDGKYFCELDLKEAYLQAKLDVDSQELTTIVTEEGTFKYKYLPYGVSTGPGSFQRLMSSKLANIPKTIVFIDNIYIAGKDLNETLNTLYTVLCRLQECQFKLKLEKCKFFQTYIDVFGFRITRNDISIIKSNIEPLLQAKAPTNITMLRSFLGKINYYNRFLKDMASTLAPLYECTKKNKFQWTKDCDKAFNDIKIKLSSVDSLRHFDLNLPLILTCDASSTGLAAVLSNRDVDGTVRPIAYASKKLNSVEQRYSAIDKEAMAIIFGVTKFYNYTYGRMFELETDNSALVRIFGPNKGIPKMAAKRLQHYAIFLSAFNYKIRHIKTNVNPADFLSRSWVETGSNNLDFNCIYFQETDNSMCVYTNSSNLKNVDWKVIQHETQKDVILSKIVRYTMDGWPEKKLIDTELFVFYNRKDEISMDRGCLFWGHRIIIPTVLRESVTEELHQSHFGIVRMKQMARSYFWWPNLDSEIDMITKNCIICLNNHKNPPKTPLKPWPVPPSPWYRLHADFLGPFHNKMYLVIVDSYSKWPEAFEMSNIGAARTVEILKALFCRYGFPVHLVTDNGPTFTSAEFNKFCQTLNIKHTFTPPYHPATNGAAERFVETFKSHVTKIKESGIPIASAINLFLFDYRNLPHSTTGVTPAKLMLGREMRNRFSLLRPPPVSDKAYEMLEKQRKYTSGHRDVSFMIGEKVMVRDYRGGHKPWIQGNIVGESTPGVTYIIDVDGNNWKRHVNQILKCNSSLLE
- the LOC105397711 gene encoding uncharacterized protein LOC105397711 isoform X2, translating into MNQNETFTTSWIYKLNKTELQEKLTEYGLQFDDNLKVDDLRKLLSDYCKLKSRKQIMANNYNLHSFDGENWESFEQQLECIIALNEVPDSKKVPLLLTKISPKVFETLSCICAPEKPLKLTYIELCNKLRTKYTPLQSSTLDRASFRSRNQFQTETIEEYVLALRKLAGTCKFKDLDDQIKEKLIDGVYSKLIKFELLKGSPDATLDETVVLAKTVEAALAQTKSKNGTEVSDMFQYQQEQRTPSKNLSKRNKFNNSKSQGNKGVNKPQITCYCCGNNNHMKAECRLIHKYCSECGKQGHLYKVCPKNSRTNQIYTMETDDQGSDQSQIQDGVEDSIGGLFDEHIERLNM